The genome window TCTCTTTAAAAACTATTAATCTAATTGAGCTAAAATATCATCAGCTATATCAAAGTTTGCATAAACTTCTTGAACATCATCAAGATCATCTAGTGCATCATAAAGAGCCATTACTTTTTTAGCTGTATCTACATCAGTAATTTCAACTTTATTTTCTGCATTCATAGAAATTTCTGCTTCTTCATAGTTATATCCAGCTGCTTTTAAATTTTCTAATACAGTTTGGAATTCAGTATAATCAGTGATTACTTCAAATACTCCATCTTCTTCAGAAACGTCTTCTGCTCCTGCTTCTAATGCTGCCATCATAAATTCATCAGCATCTATTCCTTCAGATTTTACTGTAATAACTCCTTGCTTTTTAAACATCCAAGCAACAGCACCATCTGTTCCTAAATTTCCACCTTTTCTTGTAAAAGTCATTCTTAATTCAGAAGCAGATCTATTTTTATTATCAGTAACAACATCAACTATAAAAGCTGTTCCTACAGGTCCATATCCTTCATATCTCATTTCTATGAAGTCTACTCCTTCTAATTCTCCTGTACCTTTTTTAATAGCTCTTTCTAATATATCTTTAGGCATATTTCCTGCTTTAGCTTTTTCAATTGCTAGTCTTAATCTTGGGTTGAAGTTAGGGTCTCCTCCTCCCTCTTTAGCTGCAATTGTCAACTCTTTTCCAAATTTAGTGAATAATTTAGCTCTTTTCTTATCTTGAGCACCTTTTCTGTATTGGATATTTGCCCATTTACTATGTCCTGCCACAATAAACCTCCTAATTGTTTCTTAGTTTCTATAAGATTTTATCATATTAACTAAGTTTTTTCAATAGTTCTTAATCTTTAATATATCATTTTTTGTGATTATCATATCAATTTTAATGTCGTGTTCTTCACAAGGAATTTTATCAAATAGTTGAATTTCAAAAATAGGGGCAATTTTCAATACCTTATTATATTTTGAAAATAACTTATCATAATATCCTTTACCATATCCTATTCTATTTCCAACTCTATCAAAAACTAATCCTGGAGTAATTATTAAATCTAAATCTCCTTGATATCTATCACCTAAAGGTTCTCTTATACCAAAAGCTCCAATAGAAAAATCTCCACTATATCTAACTACTGATAAAGTTCCATCCTTTTCTACTTTAGGAAGATATAACTCTTTTCCATCGAAGATGACCCTCTTATTAAAAAGCTCTATCTCTAATTCACTTCCAAAATTCATAAAAGACATTATTTTTTTAGCTTCTTTATACTCTTTTAATTCCAAAAGCTTTTTACAAACAATTTCACTTTCTGTTCTTCTCTCTTCTATTCCCATTAAATTTCTAGATTTTTTTATTTTTTTTCTAAAATAATCTTTATCCATTTACTTTTCCTAACTCTTGTTTTAAATTTTTTAAATCATTCCAAAACTCTAAGGCAGCTTTTGATTTTTTTCCACCTTCATTTCTAGATTTTTTAACAAAATTTACATCATAAGTTATAAATAGCTTTATTCCACCAATCCAATTTAAAAACTTTCCTCTCTCTTCTCCTAATTTTACATCTCTTTCAAGTAAAGTTTCAGCTACTTCAGTTCCTAAAGCTACTATTATCTTAGGATTTATTAAAGCTATTTGCATATGTAAAAGTTCTTTAAGTATTTTTCTATCTTCTTCCATAAACTCTAAAAATTTACAATCTTTTTTAGAAAGTGTTGTTATATAATAATCTTCTGGAGTAAAACCTTCAATATCACAAAGTTTTATTAAAAATTCTCCACTAGAACTAGGTGCTACTTTTAAATCTTCATTTTGATATAGTTCTGGATCATCACCTATAAATAAAATATCAGCTTCTCTATTTCCACTTCCTATTAAAACTTTTCTTTCTACTGCTTCTCCATAGTTTTTCCCTAAGCTTCCAACTTCAAACTTTATCTCTTCCCAAAAATTATCTATCTCTTCCACCTTCTCCTCCTATATCTCAAAAAGTTTTGTAGCTACATCTTGTTTAGCTAATTCATAATCTAAATTTATCTTATTTGCTCTCAACTCTTGAGCTATAGT of uncultured Fusobacterium sp. contains these proteins:
- a CDS encoding 5-formyltetrahydrofolate cyclo-ligase, translating into MDKDYFRKKIKKSRNLMGIEERRTESEIVCKKLLELKEYKEAKKIMSFMNFGSELEIELFNKRVIFDGKELYLPKVEKDGTLSVVRYSGDFSIGAFGIREPLGDRYQGDLDLIITPGLVFDRVGNRIGYGKGYYDKLFSKYNKVLKIAPIFEIQLFDKIPCEEHDIKIDMIITKNDILKIKNY
- a CDS encoding uracil-DNA glycosylase family protein, with translation MEEIDNFWEEIKFEVGSLGKNYGEAVERKVLIGSGNREADILFIGDDPELYQNEDLKVAPSSSGEFLIKLCDIEGFTPEDYYITTLSKKDCKFLEFMEEDRKILKELLHMQIALINPKIIVALGTEVAETLLERDVKLGEERGKFLNWIGGIKLFITYDVNFVKKSRNEGGKKSKAALEFWNDLKNLKQELGKVNG
- a CDS encoding YebC/PmpR family DNA-binding transcriptional regulator, whose amino-acid sequence is MAGHSKWANIQYRKGAQDKKRAKLFTKFGKELTIAAKEGGGDPNFNPRLRLAIEKAKAGNMPKDILERAIKKGTGELEGVDFIEMRYEGYGPVGTAFIVDVVTDNKNRSASELRMTFTRKGGNLGTDGAVAWMFKKQGVITVKSEGIDADEFMMAALEAGAEDVSEEDGVFEVITDYTEFQTVLENLKAAGYNYEEAEISMNAENKVEITDVDTAKKVMALYDALDDLDDVQEVYANFDIADDILAQLD